The following nucleotide sequence is from Streptomyces bathyalis.
ATGGCTGCCGCGTCGTTGCCGTCGACGAGGCGGCCGGGCATGCCGTAACCGACCGCCTTGTGCGCGAGGGACGGCGCGGCCGTCTGCTTCGCCAGCGGTACGGAGATCGCGAAGCCGTTGTTCTGCACGAGGAAGACGACGGGGGCCTGCCACACGGCCGCGAAGTTGAGGGCCTCGTGGAAGTCGCCCTCGCTCGTGCCGCCGTCGCCGACCATCGCGAGCGCGACCACGTCGTCGCCCTTTAGGCGGGCCGCGTGCGCCAGCCCCACCGCGTGCGGCAGCTGGGTGGCCAGGGGCGTGCTGAGCGGGGCGACGCGGCTGGCGCGCGGGTCGTATCCGCTGTGCCAGTCGCCGCGGAGCAGCGACAGCACGGCGACCGGGTCGAGCCCGCGCGCCACGGCGGCGAGGGTGTCCCGGTAGCTGGGGAAGAGCCAGTCCTGCTCCTGCAGGGCCAGCGCCGCAGCGACCTCGGCGGCCTCCTGGCCGGTGGAGGACGGGTAGACGGCGAGGCGGCCCTGCTTGGTCAGCGCCGTGGCCTGCTCGTTGAACCGGCGGCCCCGCACCAGTTGCCCGTACAGCTCGAGAAGCAGCTCGCCGTCGAGTTCCGCACCCGTCCCGAGCAGCCGCAGCGGCTCACGGTCGGGCAGCAGCGGGTCAGGGTCTCGGCGGGGGCGCCAGGCCGGGGGTGGTGCGAGGTGGTAGGCACCGGACTGCTCGAGAACCGTCATGGGTGAGCACCTCACTCGAAGGGGGCCGGGTTGAGCGGAGCCAGGGCCTGTCCGGGTGCGGGTACCCGGACAGGCCCCGATGGGCGTGGAGGCATGTTGCTCCTGCGCTCCCCTACCG
It contains:
- the pdhA gene encoding pyruvate dehydrogenase (acetyl-transferring) E1 component subunit alpha, translated to MTVLEQSGAYHLAPPPAWRPRRDPDPLLPDREPLRLLGTGAELDGELLLELYGQLVRGRRFNEQATALTKQGRLAVYPSSTGQEAAEVAAALALQEQDWLFPSYRDTLAAVARGLDPVAVLSLLRGDWHSGYDPRASRVAPLSTPLATQLPHAVGLAHAARLKGDDVVALAMVGDGGTSEGDFHEALNFAAVWQAPVVFLVQNNGFAISVPLAKQTAAPSLAHKAVGYGMPGRLVDGNDAAAMHHVLTDAVERARRGEGPCLVEAVTYRLDAHTNADDATRYREASEVDAWREHDPLVLMEQELRSRGLLDDAGAQKAGEEAERMAGDMRERMHQEPELHPMDLFDHVFAHRTTQLQQQAERLRAELEAAEAEGIPAAGEQDRHGQAHTDEQGSRK